In Acropora palmata chromosome 7, jaAcrPala1.3, whole genome shotgun sequence, one genomic interval encodes:
- the LOC141887158 gene encoding zinc finger MYM-type protein 2-like has protein sequence MASRFADINSVEQFIEDQQNENTRKKTQQNVALLEEFLTLRNESRLIEEIAPKDLNAYIAEFIITVRKKDGNEDYEPSSLRSLMASFERYLKKKNYGFSIMKDAQFEQARKALQSKQKDLKQKGKGNKPNASVALTEEEIKLLYDKELLGTSTPEALLNTIWFNNTIHFSLRGCKEHRNMCWGDVQLRQTTNGEEFLEYSERQTKTRTGENPRDVRQIKLKMFSVPGSEKDPVAAYQLYAKKRPTEMNDSDAPFYLAMNNCTKQESSRPWFKKSAVGQNKLNSLMRKMAEKAGLGPNVTNHSGRKTMIQALTNNDIPATDIIQLTGHKNLQSVTNYAVVPEKQQVKMSHTLSELSPGRSHVVEKSNLSQVSECFSTTVHSAGSAADYQQGQQAMSLFTRAVIHGGQFNISINSLNQSPTLATPEAEIKSTMRYKRLKVRDSE, from the coding sequence ATGGCTTCAAGGTTTGCAGACATTAATTCAGTGGAACAATTTATCGAGGACcaacaaaacgaaaatacaagaaagaaaactcaacAGAATGTTGCTTTACTTGAGGAATTTCTGACGCTGAGGAACGAGTCAAGACTTATAGAAGAAATTGCCCCGAAGGATCTGAATGCGTACATCGCTGAATTTATCATTACGGTTCGAAAGAAAGACGGCAACGAAGACTATGAACCCAGCTCCCTACGTTCTTTGATGGCCAGTTTTGAACGGTAtttaaagaagaagaattacGGATTCAGCATTATGAAAGACGCCCAGTTTGAACAGGCACGCAAAGCTctacaatcaaaacaaaaggatcTCAAACAGAAAGGAAAAGGCAATAAACCTAACGCTTCAGTTGCTCTCACAGAAGAGGAAATAAAACTACTCTATGACAAAGAACTGTTAGGAACGTCGACTCCTGAGGCTCTGCTGAATACAATTTGGTTCAACAACACGATCCACTTCAGTCTTCGTGGGTGTAAGGAACACCGAAATATGTGTTGGGGCGACGTGCAACTACGCCAAACTACAAATGGAGAGGAATTTTTAGAGTATTCGGAGAGACAAACTAAGACTCGAACTGGCGAAAACCCCCGAGATGTTAGACAAattaaactgaaaatgttttcggtTCCTGGAAGTGAAAAAGATCCCGTTGCTGCCTACCAATTATACGCAAAGAAACGACCAACAGAAATGAACGACAGCGACGCTCCATTTTACCTCGCTATGAACAACTGCACAAAACAAGAATCTTCCAGACCTTGGTTCAAAAAGTCGGCCGTTGGCCAGAACAAACTTAACTCATTAATGAGGAAAATGGCAGAAAAAGCCGGACTTGGACCGAATGTGACAAACCATAGCGGTCGCAAAACCATGATTCAGGCCTTGACAAACAACGATATCCCGGCGACGGACATAATTCAACTAACGGGACACAAAAACCTTCAAAGTGTGACAAATTATGCGGTTGTTCCTGAAAAACAGCAAGTAAAAATGTCTCATACTTTGAGTGAACTAAGTCCAGGGAGATCGCATGTTGTCGAGAAATCGAATTTATCTCAAGTTTCTGAATGTTTTTCGACCACAGTTCATTCAGCTGGTTCGGCCGCAGATTATCAACAAGGCCAGCAAGCGATGTCGCTCTTTACCCGTGCTGTTATTCATGGTGGTCAATTCAACATCTCTATCAACAGCCTTAATCAATCACCGACCTTGGCCACTCCTGAAGCTGAGATTAAGTCCACAATGAGGTACAAAAGACTAAAAGTACGCGACTCAGAGTAG